One window of Methanospirillum lacunae genomic DNA carries:
- a CDS encoding SAM-dependent methyltransferase codes for MYTFTNQFISSQKNLEFLKANMMGPNAMRVAEELASSLPVRENMCILDLGCGCGLSTLFLTQKFGAKTFAADLWISPTENYERFKSIKIDEKAVPISVDATKGLPFANRYFDLLFSVDAYHYFGDTAEMLPSLMPFVKKDGYIAVAIPGLKYEFGNNVPDDMQPFWNCEMERTLHSLDWWKDLWERVEGIEIVNSREMACCNLAWKEWLTGYHPVVAEDVKMMEAEGGKYFNLIQLIAKVI; via the coding sequence ATGTACACCTTCACAAACCAATTTATTTCCAGTCAGAAAAACCTGGAATTTTTGAAAGCTAATATGATGGGCCCTAATGCTATGCGAGTAGCAGAGGAGTTAGCCTCATCCCTACCCGTCAGGGAGAATATGTGCATCCTTGACCTTGGTTGTGGATGTGGTCTTTCCACGCTCTTCCTGACACAAAAGTTCGGTGCAAAAACTTTCGCCGCTGACTTGTGGATTTCACCGACTGAAAACTATGAGCGGTTCAAATCTATCAAGATTGATGAAAAAGCCGTTCCGATTTCAGTAGATGCGACGAAAGGACTGCCCTTCGCAAACAGATATTTTGATCTGTTGTTTTCAGTGGACGCATACCATTATTTCGGCGATACTGCTGAAATGCTCCCATCACTCATGCCTTTTGTGAAAAAGGACGGCTATATTGCCGTGGCTATTCCCGGCTTAAAATACGAATTCGGGAATAATGTTCCGGATGATATGCAGCCATTTTGGAATTGCGAGATGGAAAGAACCCTGCACTCTCTTGACTGGTGGAAAGATTTGTGGGAGAGGGTTGAAGGCATTGAGATTGTGAACAGCCGTGAAATGGCCTGTTGTAACCTGGCGTGGAAAGAATGGCTGACCGGTTATCATCCTGTTGTGGCTGAGGATGTCAAAATGATGGAGGCGGAAGGCGGAAAATACTTTAATCTCATTCAGCTGATTGCCAAAGTCATTTGA
- a CDS encoding ATP-binding protein, with product MITGKGGVGKTTITAILSHLFVKQGFSTLAVDEDPQMNLPYALGVPVSEEIVPITGNLDYIEEKTGARPGSGWGLMMSLNPDVSDVVERFGMKGPGDMNILVMGTVVQAAAGCLCPENTLLDSVIRYINLREGEVILLDTQAGVEHFGRALARGFGQALLVTDPTFNAVQVVKKAVQLAQDLDIKRRYLVINRVRSERDIKKVYSILGDTVDLFSGMFYLPYESEMLECEPDVRGIIETESGFVAGVEEIRRELEACCQGYDGVVPDDSPG from the coding sequence GTGATCACAGGGAAAGGAGGTGTAGGCAAGACTACGATAACTGCCATTCTTTCTCATCTTTTTGTGAAGCAGGGATTTTCAACGCTTGCTGTTGACGAGGATCCCCAGATGAATCTCCCGTATGCTCTCGGTGTTCCTGTAAGTGAGGAAATTGTTCCGATCACCGGCAATCTGGATTACATTGAGGAGAAGACCGGAGCCAGACCCGGCAGTGGCTGGGGTCTGATGATGTCACTCAATCCCGATGTCTCTGACGTTGTCGAGCGGTTTGGGATGAAAGGGCCCGGTGATATGAATATCCTGGTGATGGGAACGGTTGTCCAGGCAGCTGCAGGCTGTCTCTGCCCAGAGAATACTCTTCTTGACTCGGTGATCAGGTATATCAATCTCCGGGAAGGTGAAGTGATATTACTGGACACCCAGGCCGGTGTTGAGCATTTCGGAAGAGCCCTGGCCCGGGGATTCGGCCAGGCATTACTTGTGACAGATCCGACGTTTAATGCAGTGCAGGTCGTGAAAAAGGCGGTACAACTTGCACAGGATCTTGATATCAAGAGAAGGTACCTTGTAATTAACCGGGTGAGATCTGAACGTGATATCAAAAAGGTGTATTCGATTCTTGGGGACACGGTAGATCTTTTTTCCGGGATGTTTTACCTGCCGTACGAGTCAGAAATGCTTGAGTGCGAGCCTGATGTCAGGGGAATCATCGAAACCGAGTCCGGGTTTGTTGCGGGAGTGGAGGAGATCAGGAGAGAACTTGAAGCGTGTTGTCAGGGATATGATGGGGTTGTTCCCGACGATTCTCCGGGATGA
- a CDS encoding HepT-like ribonuclease domain-containing protein translates to MSKPRTGEMYINDILKAIEKIESYLSYDSYEDFLKDQKTQDAVLRNLEIIGEASRRIDPETQQKMPDIDWSGMIGMRNFLCHQYFKTDWQIVWETCHHDIQNLKEQFYRHGFH, encoded by the coding sequence ATGTCTAAACCCCGCACAGGCGAAATGTACATCAATGACATCCTTAAAGCCATAGAGAAAATTGAGTCATATCTCTCCTATGATTCATATGAGGATTTTTTAAAAGACCAAAAAACTCAGGATGCAGTACTTAGAAATTTAGAGATCATCGGGGAAGCGTCCAGAAGGATTGATCCAGAAACACAGCAAAAAATGCCAGATATTGACTGGAGTGGAATGATTGGAATGAGAAACTTCCTCTGTCATCAGTATTTCAAAACTGATTGGCAGATTGTTTGGGAGACCTGCCATCACGATATCCAAAATCTCAAAGAACAATTTTACAGGCACGGATTTCACTAA
- a CDS encoding nucleotidyltransferase family protein — protein sequence MSNMHRVDTLEEVKEIINLHRPSLQEKYHISKIAIFGSAANNTLNEQSDIDILVEFNKAIGFFNLVHLQDELRTMLGRNVDLTTPGALHPLLRSSIMQDLVYV from the coding sequence ATGAGTAATATGCACCGGGTTGATACCCTGGAGGAAGTGAAAGAAATTATCAATCTTCATCGACCTTCACTTCAGGAGAAATATCATATCTCAAAAATCGCTATTTTCGGCTCTGCTGCAAATAATACACTCAATGAACAGAGTGATATTGACATTCTCGTAGAATTCAATAAGGCTATAGGTTTTTTCAATCTGGTCCATTTACAGGATGAATTACGTACAATGCTGGGAAGGAATGTAGATCTCACAACACCCGGGGCTCTTCATCCCCTGCTTCGTAGTTCCATTATGCAGGATCTCGTATATGTCTAA
- a CDS encoding nucleotidyltransferase family protein yields the protein MDPFMLLRQSQPDLQEKFGVMKIGIFGSFARGEEQPGSDVDVLVTFQQGKKTFDNFMGTKFYLEDLFKRKVDLVTDAALKPLIRDPILKDVIYV from the coding sequence ATGGACCCATTCATGCTTCTTCGTCAGTCCCAACCGGATCTTCAGGAAAAATTCGGTGTTATGAAGATCGGCATCTTCGGTTCATTTGCCCGTGGTGAAGAACAGCCAGGCAGCGATGTGGACGTCCTTGTGACATTCCAGCAGGGAAAAAAGACATTCGATAATTTCATGGGGACAAAATTCTATCTTGAAGACCTTTTCAAGCGTAAGGTTGACCTTGTAACCGATGCTGCACTTAAACCACTCATACGCGATCCTATCCTGAAAGATGTAATCTATGTCTAG
- a CDS encoding MDR family MFS transporter, with protein sequence MNTELKKIATKSKEKIDPAVLKIAVILLVGGLAPLFDTTMVNVAINTLTASLHTTVADIQWMITGYMLAMSMTIPVSGWAVSNFGGKRMWLFSLGVFLAGSILSALSWDVTSLIMFRILQGIGAGLIVPILMTLTAQAAGGHNLGQIMSLMGLPALFAPIFGPVLGGIIIHILNWHWIFFINIPICIAAIVFAWRELPEDEISDSHQTLDIMGILLLSPALALLVYAISRVSSRVNLFDEIILIPLTASLILLGGFIIHIAMKKEGSLLDISLFKSHTFSASCILLFAVGAISAGMMFILPLYFQQVRGADVLYAGLWLIPEGLGMLLTRSWIGRLTDRINSRILVQASLVVIIIGTVPFSFAGPDTNPLFIALALFVDGIGLGGVLIPVMVSSFRGLSMEQIPHASSATRIFQLIGGAFGSAVIAVVIQQQLLIHGTSGISEITKAYSGAFWWLTGVAMIAILSSFTLPLIAEESPNLSGEIGLAH encoded by the coding sequence ATGAATACAGAACTAAAAAAAATTGCAACAAAGTCCAAAGAAAAAATCGATCCAGCGGTACTGAAAATCGCAGTTATCCTCCTGGTTGGCGGCCTGGCTCCACTATTTGATACAACAATGGTAAACGTTGCCATCAATACATTAACTGCAAGCTTACACACGACGGTGGCTGATATTCAGTGGATGATCACCGGGTACATGCTTGCAATGAGTATGACTATCCCGGTATCAGGCTGGGCAGTGAGTAACTTTGGCGGCAAACGGATGTGGCTGTTTTCGCTTGGGGTATTCCTGGCTGGATCAATATTGTCAGCATTATCCTGGGATGTTACCAGCCTGATCATGTTTAGAATTCTCCAGGGAATAGGTGCCGGTCTGATTGTTCCCATTCTCATGACACTGACCGCACAAGCAGCCGGGGGACATAACCTTGGTCAGATCATGTCACTTATGGGCCTGCCAGCCTTGTTTGCCCCGATCTTTGGACCAGTACTGGGTGGGATTATTATTCATATTCTGAACTGGCACTGGATTTTTTTTATCAATATCCCAATTTGCATAGCAGCAATTGTTTTTGCCTGGCGGGAACTACCCGAGGATGAGATTTCAGACAGTCATCAGACTCTCGATATAATGGGAATTCTTCTGCTTTCTCCAGCTCTTGCACTTCTTGTGTATGCGATTTCCCGGGTAAGTTCCAGAGTAAACCTATTTGATGAGATAATCCTCATTCCATTAACTGCCAGCCTGATTCTTCTGGGAGGATTCATCATCCACATTGCTATGAAAAAAGAGGGATCGTTACTGGATATCAGTTTGTTCAAGTCTCATACCTTTTCAGCCTCGTGTATTTTGCTATTCGCTGTAGGAGCCATATCTGCCGGAATGATGTTTATTTTACCATTGTATTTCCAGCAGGTCAGGGGAGCAGATGTCCTCTATGCCGGACTCTGGCTTATCCCGGAAGGGCTCGGAATGTTGCTGACACGGAGTTGGATCGGAAGGCTGACAGATCGTATAAATTCACGGATACTTGTCCAGGCCAGTTTGGTTGTTATCATAATCGGGACAGTACCATTCTCATTTGCCGGTCCTGATACAAATCCTCTCTTCATTGCACTGGCATTGTTTGTCGATGGAATCGGACTTGGTGGAGTGTTAATCCCTGTAATGGTATCTTCGTTTCGTGGTCTTTCCATGGAACAAATACCACATGCAAGCAGTGCAACACGTATTTTCCAGTTGATCGGAGGAGCCTTCGGTTCTGCTGTAATAGCGGTTGTTATCCAGCAACAACTTCTAATCCATGGGACATCCGGGATTTCCGAGATTACGAAAGCATATTCCGGTGCATTCTGGTGGCTGACGGGTGTGGCTATGATAGCAATTCTCTCATCTTTCACTCTCCCCCTGATAGCAGAGGAGAGCCCAAACCTGTCTGGCGAAATAGGGCTGGCACATTGA
- a CDS encoding TetR/AcrR family transcriptional regulator, with the protein MGKEKKGLSSEHPPADDNAEVQRGTRRRGTVLEDAILLAAWEELFTVGYGHLTMEGIATRVQTNKAVLYRRWPNKGRLIMAAMKKFLPESHKEVPDSGDLRTDVLILLRSVAEPLQIIGAETIHGLLVDLLDKEKISSIPSMLQTRGNSRINIAMKIILQHAQDRGDIHLEKITPRIISLPMDLMILEVFTRHEPLSEATLNEIVDEIFLPLVTGGRG; encoded by the coding sequence ATGGGTAAAGAAAAAAAAGGGCTATCTTCAGAGCATCCTCCTGCGGATGATAATGCGGAGGTCCAAAGAGGAACCCGGCGCCGGGGGACAGTTCTAGAAGATGCGATACTTCTGGCTGCCTGGGAAGAACTTTTCACAGTGGGATATGGGCACCTGACGATGGAAGGGATTGCCACCAGGGTACAAACAAACAAGGCGGTATTGTACCGCCGCTGGCCAAATAAAGGCAGACTCATCATGGCTGCAATGAAAAAGTTTCTCCCTGAGTCTCATAAAGAGGTTCCTGATTCCGGCGATCTTCGTACTGATGTTTTGATTCTTCTCAGAAGCGTTGCAGAGCCCCTGCAGATAATCGGTGCTGAAACCATTCATGGGCTACTCGTTGATTTATTAGACAAAGAGAAGATTTCATCGATTCCCTCGATGTTACAAACAAGAGGGAATAGCAGAATAAACATAGCAATGAAGATTATATTGCAACATGCACAAGACCGGGGAGATATTCACCTTGAAAAAATTACACCCCGTATTATTTCTTTGCCTATGGATCTCATGATATTAGAGGTTTTCACCCGTCATGAACCCCTATCTGAAGCGACCCTCAATGAGATAGTAGATGAGATCTTCCTGCCACTTGTCACTGGAGGTAGGGGTTAG
- a CDS encoding type II toxin-antitoxin system PemK/MazF family toxin, whose protein sequence is MCLTNEIGPYEHVILAFITSRIPDTLLETDIIIESIDPAFRLAGIRVSSTLQLHRLMTISKSMLLRELGVLSPELVRKVHERLFKLFELENSN, encoded by the coding sequence GTGTGTCTGACAAATGAGATCGGTCCATACGAACATGTCATACTTGCATTTATTACCAGCAGGATTCCAGACACTCTTCTTGAAACAGATATAATCATTGAATCAATTGATCCGGCATTTCGTCTTGCTGGTATAAGGGTATCATCCACTCTTCAATTACACCGGTTGATGACTATTTCAAAATCCATGCTTCTGCGTGAACTCGGTGTTTTATCTCCGGAATTGGTCCGGAAGGTTCATGAGCGACTCTTTAAATTGTTTGAACTCGAAAACTCAAACTAA
- a CDS encoding vWA domain-containing protein: MGTTLTAIELRGTVNERHQLQLDDIIPISGPKRVRVIVLYSSDNECDEHEWLQAGAQNPAFDYLHDPEEDIYSVHDGKPINNKK, translated from the coding sequence ATGGGTACAACTCTTACCGCAATAGAATTACGTGGAACAGTTAATGAAAGACACCAGTTACAACTGGATGACATTATTCCTATTTCAGGTCCAAAAAGAGTACGTGTAATTGTCCTTTATTCATCAGATAATGAGTGCGACGAACATGAATGGCTCCAGGCCGGAGCACAGAACCCGGCTTTTGATTACCTTCATGATCCTGAAGAAGACATATATTCAGTTCATGACGGGAAGCCAATAAATAATAAAAAATAA
- a CDS encoding winged helix-turn-helix transcriptional regulator — protein MKDGPIDPLICPMSYTVSIVGGKWQWVILWLLQNEKVQRYGQIKKRLPTISDKILSQQLHALESEDLIHREEFPGIPPRVEYTLTEKGMTLVPILEMMAAWGSEHRPKI, from the coding sequence GTGAAAGACGGGCCTATTGATCCTTTGATCTGCCCCATGTCGTATACAGTTTCCATAGTCGGGGGAAAATGGCAGTGGGTAATACTCTGGTTATTACAAAACGAAAAAGTACAGCGATATGGACAGATAAAAAAACGACTTCCGACAATATCTGATAAAATCTTAAGTCAGCAGTTACATGCCCTGGAAAGTGAGGATCTCATTCATCGTGAAGAATTCCCGGGAATTCCACCACGGGTCGAATATACTCTGACAGAAAAAGGAATGACTCTGGTCCCAATCCTGGAGATGATGGCTGCATGGGGATCTGAACACAGACCAAAGATATGA
- a CDS encoding nuclear transport factor 2 family protein → MENNQSLVILAAQKYLSVVKGGSIDTWMDIWADDAVVEFPYSPDPFPRRLEGKDAIYAYYKNIAPLFELREENPFVTYLSSDPLVGVVEISLRFFISSTKKEYNQDYICIIKVRDDGRIIFFREYSDPVRGQKALLPDEVPAS, encoded by the coding sequence ATGGAAAACAATCAGTCACTTGTAATACTTGCTGCACAGAAGTACTTGTCTGTAGTAAAAGGCGGATCAATCGATACATGGATGGATATCTGGGCCGATGATGCCGTGGTGGAATTTCCGTATTCCCCGGATCCGTTTCCCCGGCGACTGGAAGGCAAAGATGCTATTTATGCATATTACAAAAATATTGCACCTTTATTTGAACTACGTGAGGAAAACCCCTTTGTAACTTATCTGTCCTCTGATCCTCTGGTTGGGGTAGTTGAGATCTCTCTTCGGTTCTTTATCTCGTCTACAAAAAAAGAGTACAACCAGGATTATATCTGTATTATTAAGGTCAGGGATGATGGGAGAATTATCTTCTTCCGTGAATACTCTGATCCGGTCCGGGGGCAAAAAGCATTACTTCCTGATGAGGTGCCAGCCTCATGA
- a CDS encoding flavodoxin family protein yields the protein MKVLGILGSPRPQGNTATLLHHVLQGAAAHGAETTIICASDLEVRACTNCDVCKQTGQCIKDDDMQGIYDLIAGSDVIVFASPNYMGGISGHLKPIIDRLYLYSTVSAEGTLQTIIEHRKKAALLITQNAPLEYSHYIEAFTPLRGILNLIFQGEFDPVHESVMIPLLVAAGMTGPKSVAKNLGLIEEAYTFGKNLVG from the coding sequence ATGAAGGTTTTGGGAATCCTGGGCAGTCCACGCCCGCAAGGCAATACTGCAACACTGTTACATCATGTTCTACAAGGAGCCGCTGCACATGGTGCTGAAACAACTATCATCTGTGCATCTGACCTGGAAGTTCGTGCCTGCACAAACTGCGATGTATGTAAACAAACCGGACAGTGTATAAAAGACGATGATATGCAGGGGATATATGATCTTATCGCCGGGTCTGATGTTATTGTTTTTGCATCTCCAAATTACATGGGCGGAATTTCCGGTCATCTTAAGCCCATCATCGACCGTTTATACCTGTATTCAACGGTATCTGCTGAAGGGACGTTGCAGACTATAATTGAGCACCGGAAAAAAGCTGCTTTACTTATTACCCAGAATGCTCCACTGGAATATTCACATTATATTGAAGCGTTTACGCCATTGAGGGGGATATTAAACCTTATTTTCCAGGGTGAGTTTGATCCGGTTCATGAATCGGTTATGATCCCATTGCTTGTTGCAGCAGGTATGACCGGGCCAAAAAGTGTGGCAAAAAATCTGGGTTTGATAGAGGAAGCGTATACTTTTGGTAAAAATTTGGTGGGGTAG
- a CDS encoding winged helix-turn-helix transcriptional regulator — protein sequence MTKNKDFWRRIESALNVIGGKWKLLIVIALKDGTQRYSDISHKFPEISERMLVKQLREMEHDGIIIRTVYPVVPAKVEYSLTQSGEKLIPVLKILGLWSLIYLGSEVIGEDLSGPVEVDSTKLNQLIEDIDGILKDVHTKLNRKEDPV from the coding sequence ATGACGAAGAACAAGGATTTTTGGCGACGGATAGAGTCTGCACTTAATGTTATCGGAGGAAAGTGGAAACTGCTTATCGTTATTGCACTAAAGGATGGAACTCAACGGTATAGCGATATCTCACATAAGTTTCCGGAAATCAGCGAGAGGATGCTCGTAAAACAGCTCCGTGAAATGGAGCACGATGGTATTATTATAAGGACTGTCTACCCGGTTGTTCCGGCAAAGGTTGAATATTCGCTTACACAGTCAGGTGAAAAGCTGATTCCGGTTTTGAAAATTCTCGGTTTATGGAGTCTAATCTACCTTGGATCTGAAGTTATTGGTGAGGATTTGTCCGGGCCAGTGGAAGTAGATTCTACTAAACTTAATCAACTGATCGAAGATATCGATGGTATTCTAAAAGATGTCCACACTAAACTCAACCGAAAAGAAGATCCTGTTTAA
- a CDS encoding MBL fold metallo-hydrolase has product MHQVDGVNGNCFIIVRDELTLIDTGMPKNSAKIVTYIQDTLNRKPSDLKTIILTHFHIDHVGDADDIKKLSGAKVAIHEADADYVAGRKIQPVPKGVMGWIFKLLIPLFFGSRPVEPEIKLKDGDTIAGLISIHTPGHTPGSICLFDPASKILFAGDVLRFNGNKIRIGPSSLDLNEIKQSINKIAAIDFDIMLSGHGIPLRPDASVKVREFAKRNT; this is encoded by the coding sequence ATTCACCAAGTCGATGGCGTAAATGGTAATTGTTTTATCATTGTCCGGGATGAACTAACACTTATCGATACTGGAATGCCAAAAAACAGCGCTAAAATAGTTACATATATTCAAGACACTCTGAATCGAAAACCTTCAGATCTCAAAACTATCATCCTGACACACTTTCATATTGATCATGTGGGCGACGCTGATGATATCAAAAAATTGAGCGGTGCGAAGGTAGCTATTCATGAAGCAGATGCAGATTACGTTGCCGGTAGAAAAATTCAGCCTGTACCAAAAGGTGTTATGGGATGGATCTTTAAGTTACTCATCCCCTTATTTTTCGGATCAAGGCCTGTTGAACCGGAGATAAAACTCAAAGATGGTGACACCATCGCTGGTCTCATTTCCATTCATACACCCGGACACACACCCGGGAGTATTTGTCTTTTTGATCCGGCATCAAAAATTCTGTTTGCGGGTGACGTACTGAGGTTTAACGGCAATAAAATCAGAATTGGGCCCTCATCATTAGACCTAAATGAGATAAAACAATCAATCAATAAAATTGCTGCGATCGATTTTGATATCATGTTATCAGGACATGGAATACCTCTTAGGCCCGATGCTTCCGTAAAGGTTCGAGAATTTGCAAAGAGAAATACTTGA
- a CDS encoding MFS transporter: MNISNSPQPTESKDAFDWHFVTPLYIGSALNPVNTTFIATALVPIAAAINVPVGQTAVLVAALYMACIVAQPAAGKLSEAFGPRRVFLAGIFAVLAGGVLGGLGQDLVTLLVSRILIGVGTSTGYPSAMLLIRQRAESARLTEPPGGVLGGLVIAGMATAVIGLPIGGFLVAAWGWRSVFFINIPLALVALIMAFSWIPRDTQCRSEKTLRTLVRIDLAGIMVFSVTMIGLLVFLMSLPDPNWIVLGVTVLLGLAFVWWEGKVSQPFIDLRLLAANQPLILTYVRFALAMVCVYTVMYGVTQWLQIVKNISSADVGFIILPMSLVSILLTWLVSRRNLVRTPLIASAVACLIGSVGVFLVTTTTPIIWIVVITAVFGITMGMGASANQTTFYTQVTADQIGTASGLFRTFGYIGSITSSALIAIFFNPNVSDQNLHLIAAVMVVLSVVGLIIIIADRKIMMLVKA, from the coding sequence ATGAATATATCCAACTCTCCGCAACCCACCGAAAGTAAAGATGCATTTGATTGGCATTTTGTGACCCCTTTATACATCGGCTCCGCATTAAATCCTGTCAACACTACATTCATTGCCACTGCATTGGTGCCAATTGCTGCGGCTATTAATGTTCCGGTTGGACAAACTGCTGTTCTGGTCGCAGCACTTTATATGGCATGTATCGTTGCCCAGCCGGCAGCCGGAAAATTATCTGAGGCCTTTGGTCCACGGCGGGTGTTCCTTGCAGGTATTTTCGCTGTACTGGCTGGAGGAGTGCTGGGTGGTTTAGGTCAAGACCTTGTAACGTTGCTTGTATCACGGATCCTGATTGGGGTGGGTACCTCGACCGGATATCCTTCAGCAATGCTGCTGATCCGACAGCGGGCCGAATCAGCCCGGTTGACAGAGCCCCCGGGAGGAGTTCTTGGCGGCCTTGTGATAGCGGGAATGGCAACTGCGGTTATAGGCCTGCCTATTGGCGGATTCCTCGTCGCCGCCTGGGGCTGGCGGAGTGTGTTTTTTATTAACATCCCGCTGGCTCTCGTGGCGCTTATTATGGCTTTTTCCTGGATCCCGCGAGACACCCAATGCAGAAGTGAGAAGACGCTTCGTACCTTGGTCCGCATTGATCTGGCCGGCATCATGGTCTTCAGTGTCACGATGATTGGCCTCCTGGTCTTTCTCATGTCACTGCCAGATCCGAACTGGATTGTATTAGGTGTAACTGTTCTGCTTGGTTTGGCCTTTGTCTGGTGGGAAGGAAAGGTAAGCCAGCCTTTTATTGACCTCCGTCTGTTGGCAGCGAACCAGCCATTGATACTCACCTATGTACGCTTTGCCCTTGCAATGGTGTGCGTCTACACCGTAATGTATGGTGTCACGCAATGGCTTCAGATCGTCAAAAATATTTCATCCGCTGATGTAGGCTTCATTATTTTACCCATGAGTCTCGTATCCATTTTGCTTACGTGGCTGGTCTCGCGACGAAACCTCGTACGAACTCCCCTTATCGCGTCTGCTGTTGCCTGTCTGATAGGGTCTGTAGGTGTATTTTTAGTCACCACGACAACCCCAATAATCTGGATAGTGGTAATCACAGCGGTCTTCGGGATTACTATGGGGATGGGTGCAAGTGCAAACCAGACAACCTTTTACACCCAGGTCACTGCTGATCAGATTGGAACCGCTTCAGGCCTGTTCCGTACCTTTGGGTATATCGGTTCGATTACATCATCGGCCCTTATCGCGATATTTTTTAATCCAAATGTCAGTGACCAGAACTTGCATTTAATTGCTGCAGTAATGGTTGTCCTCAGCGTTGTGGGGTTAATCATTATCATTGCGGACAGGAAAATTATGATGTTAGTTAAAGCATAG
- a CDS encoding nuclear transport factor 2 family protein — translation MEYDQSPVILAAQKYLSVVKGGSIDTWMDIWADDAVVEFPYSPDPFPLRLEGKDAIYAYYKNIAPL, via the coding sequence ATGGAATATGATCAGTCACCAGTAATTCTTGCTGCTCAGAAGTACTTGTCTGTAGTAAAAGGCGGATCAATCGATACATGGATGGATATCTGGGCTGATGATGCCGTGGTGGAATTTCCGTATTCCCCGGATCCGTTTCCCCTGCGACTGGAAGGCAAAGATGCTATTTATGCATATTACAAAAATATTGCACCTTTATAA
- a CDS encoding flavodoxin family protein, protein MKVLGILGSPRPEGNTATLLHHVLQGAAAHGAATTIICASDLEVRACTNCDACKQTGQCIQDDDMQEMYDLIAESDGIVFASPNYMGGISGHLKPIIDRLYLY, encoded by the coding sequence ATGAAGGTTCTGGGAATCCTGGGCAGTCCACGCCCGGAAGGCAATACTGCAACACTGTTGCATCATGTTCTACAAGGAGCCGCTGCACATGGTGCTGCAACAACTATCATCTGTGCATCTGACCTGGAAGTTCGTGCCTGTACAAACTGCGATGCATGTAAACAAACCGGGCAGTGTATACAGGACGATGATATGCAGGAGATGTATGATCTCATTGCCGAGTCTGATGGTATTGTTTTTGCATCTCCAAATTACATGGGCGGAATTTCCGGTCATCTTAAGCCCATTATTGACCGGTTATATCTGTATTAG